tcaGAACTTTTTGAACAAttgttcaatatatatatatgttggtAAACTTGAGATTTTGAGAACAATATGAGAACTTATTGAGAAAATTGACATCAACTtatcaatttgaaaacaaaatgagaAACTTTCATTGAGACAAACTTGAGAATTTGAGAACAAAATGAGAAACTTCATAGAGAAAAATTAGATCATTTTGAGACTTCCTTTGAGCACAAACTGGCACTAACTTCAGAATATAGGTACAGAATGAGAAACTTGCTGACattatcataatttgagaaCAATATGAGCAACTTACTTcaagcaaaatgtgaattggAACGAATATGAATGAAGATTTATGAGCATTTAAAGAACTGAATACATATATTGATTGAAATTAGATCTTCAGAAGGTtatcatttgaacaaaaacaagaTTTTTGTGTACAGACAGTACATATACAATAGCATTTGGATTTGATAAAGTTGTGTGAGAGTTAGATTGAGAATCCAAGTAGAAGAGACACTACTTTATGTATTTCATGCATAACACATCTCTAGTGCGACAATTTGAcaatcaaatttattaatacatgtatgcacttTCATTGTATTGAACGTAAAATACTAACTGAAAGAAGCTGTTTTAATTGATACTCGTAGACTTCAAAAGTTTAGTTGATTTAGAATTTCAAAGtagaaatacatatattatgAGCTACAATGAGTGTccaaaaaaatatggttaattAATTATAGTTTCAAGCCAGAGTATTTAGATAACTTGATATTTCAGTTCTTAAAATATGGCCGAACAACAAAATTTAAGTGTGAAAAGACAACAACTAACTGTACAAGCAGATCATTCTCAATGTGCGGAAATCTTCCCAATCAGTTCAAGGGGAAAACAATGTGTGACAAACAGTTTTATGTTTctattattttgtcatttttacgAAAACGCATCTTTCACAAAACATGATCTACATTCAGTTTTGGAGACTGGAGATGTTTTGTatcatttaatcattaaatcaaACTCATTTTTATTAGCTTCTGAACTACCAAATCACATtgaatttagaaataaatatatttcatcattTGTCAGACAGACTTATTTTGGCAACATGGCACAAACTGTGGGAGAAGAGGTTGGTTTTTCATTAGAAAACAGTTTGAATATGTCATTTGCAAAATATGATGCTTGTATTCTGATTTTTCATTCAGCAGCAATAGCTTTGAAACAAAGAGGTGACAGATTTTTTGTGTTTGATGCTCATAATAGAGGAAATGATGGGCTTTGCAACCCTGATGGAAAGTGTACTATGACAATACACAACTGTTTTCAAGCTCTTTGCAATTTTCTACGACATCTGTGTATGTCTTTGTCTTGCATTAGTTTGGATAATGTGCAGTATGAAATCAATGCCTTCTGTTTTAAGACTCTTTCCAACAAACCAAGAAAACCTGTAACACGCATTTGCAGTGAAAGTGACTTGTCATTAGGAGAAAATAGAACACAGTCGAGGAAACGATGTTGGTCAGAACATAATGAGAATAGAAATCCTAAATGTCAAGATCattcattaagaaaaaaaggGAAAACTGAAAAAATGGATAATGACGTTTGGAATAAGAGAGGAACCCAAAATGTTGTTATTGAAAACTATGTTGATAGTTTAAATTTACCAGAAGTTGGGGAAATAAGTAGCAATTCAGATTGCCAGATTGAAAATGATGTTTCAAGTTGTTCTAATGTGACCCCTTTAAGGGAAGGACTTGAACAAACTGAGGAAATTGCagtaatgaattttaaacaattagtAAAGGAAGGTCCATTATTTGTTTGCTCTTGCTGTACACAAACTTGGTTTAGGGATGGTGTTTCTAAGGCTCAGTTTCTGTATACATTAGATATAGCACACAAATGTTTGCAAGGTATCAAAAGTGCAAAAGATACAGAATGGATTTGTCATACTTGTAAGAAGTACTTAAAACTTGGTAAAATACCAGCTTTAGCAGTTGTGAATGGATTAGAATTTCCCCCGAAACCTCCGGAATTAAATATTACTGAAATGGAAGAGCGTCTCATTAGTCCAAGAATTCCATTTATGCAGTTGATGGAAAAACCAAGAGGAGGACAAAAGAGTTTACGTGGGAATGTTGTTAATGTTCCTTCAGATGTCAACACTACTGTCAAATCTTTACCACGGACATTAGCTGAAACTGAAACAATTcaagtgaaattaaaaagaaagttGAGTTATAAGCACCATGTTTTGTATGAGGCTATACGACCAAACAAATGTATGAATGCACTCAAGTGGCTTTTAGAAAACAGTGAATTGTTTCGAAATGAAGGGATATCAATAAGAGAAAACTGGGACATTTTACAAGAACAGAGAGAGTTTTATGCTACTGAGCAAAAATCAGGTGAAAATGCTACGAGTTGTGAGAACACATCTTATACAAATGAATTGGAAAATGAGACCAGTTCTTTGCAAGATGAAGATGATGTTGATGAATGGACAGAAGATCCAAATTTTGAAAGTAGACTTACTGGAAATACAGACACGTTGCTGCATCCTGCAGATGTAAGATCATTAAATAAGACAATGTCATTTGCACCAGGTGAAAACCAAACACCTCTTGGGTTGTATCAAGATCCAGATGCAGAATATTTAGCATTTCCAACTATATACTGTGGTCAGAGAAGAATGTCTAACAAAAATCGTACGGTGCCAGTTACTTACAGTTCAATTTGCAAATGGGAGTTAAGATCCCAAGATCGCCGAGCAGCATGTTCAATGCCAAACctttttttcaagttaaaaaaattacagataAAGCAAATTCAGGACAAAGTGACACTTGCAATGCGAAAGTGCAAAAGCGAAGGCAAAAAAATAACAGCTGGTCATGTTTTGAATCCTACTTCGTTTGATAACATTGTTAAATTAAATGAAGGGTATAGAGTCTTGAGAACATTAAGAGGATCACCAGCATATTGGGAAAGTGCAAAAAGAGATGTTTTTGCAATGATAAGACAGCTTGGTATTCCAACATGGTTTTGTTCTTTCTCAGCTGCAGaaacaaaatggaaaaatttgattcagatAATGAGCAAAAGTTTGAACAATGCAGAACTAACTGAGTCAGATGTTGATGAATTGACTTGGATCGAGAAATGTGAACTCATTAAAAGAGATCCAGTAACTTGTTCGAGATATtttagccataggtttcagatatttatgtccaaaattttgaaaggTGATTGCAGTCCTTTAGGAAAAATTGTTGACCATTTCTTTCGTATTGAGTTTCAGCAAAGGGGATCTCCACACATCCATTTGCTTCTTTGGATAGAAAATGCACCTGTGTATGGAAAGTCAACTAATGAAGAGATTCAAAACTTTATTGATGAGCATTCCActtgtttcaaaaatgaaaatattgcgGAACTTGTCAATTATCAAACACACAGGCATGCTAGAACATGCAAGAAAGCAGGAAAGAATATTTGTCGTTTTAATTTTCCTTTGCCTCCAATGCCAGAAACCATCATTTTAGAACCATTGGAGGAGGACAAATTTGAACAGCATGCAGATGTACAGCAAAATTACAAGAAAATATGTGAACTGCTCAATGATTCTAAATTGTGCAATGCAATGAGTTTTGATGAATTTTTGACAATGATAAATTTGACAAAGGAAGATTACATTTTGGCAATACGGTCTTCTTTAAAGTCTCCGAAGGTATTTTTGCGTCGCAGCATTGCAGAAATAAGAATAAACCCATACAATCAGATATTGTTGAGGTCATGGGAAGCTAACATAGATGTGCAGTTCATTCTTGATGCATATGCTTGTGCAGCATATATTGTGTCGTATATTTCGAAGTCCCAGAGAGGAATGTCTAATTTACTTCATGATGCTTGTGAAGAGGCAAGGAAGGGAAATTTATCTTTAAAGCAGCAAATAAGACAAATTGGAAACAAATTCCTCacacatgtagaaatatgtgCTCAAGAGGCAGCATATTTGCTTTTGCAAATGCCATTACGATCAAGTAGTAGAAATGTtgtgtttataaatacatgtgatCCAGAAAATCGCACATTTTTATTGAAGTCTCTTGAAGTTCTTCAAGATATGCCAgaaaattcaacaaatattgagtCAGACAACTGGATAAAACGTTATAAAAGAAGGCCAGGTGTTCTGCAGAACTATTGCTTAGCTGATTTTGTGTCAAAATTTGATGTTGTGCCACCTCCTAAAGACAAAAAAACAGAACAATATTGAAGAGTTGTTACCAGAGGATGAATATGAGGAAATGAATGAAGACAATAGTGATGTGTCAATTAGTGATGAAGACAATTCAAACAGTCAAAAAGAATACCATATGAAAGATGGTTCTATTTGAAACTAAGGAAAACTCAAAAAGTTATCAGATATGTTCGATACAACAAGGAACAAGATTCAGAAAACTATTTCCGAGAACAACTCATGTTGTTTTATCCATGGAGAAATGAAGAAAATGATCTAATTGGAAATCATACCTCTTTTGAATCACATTTTAATCAGCAAcaggaaaaaataaagaaaaacaaattgccTTATGAAGCAGACAGGGGTATAGTTGACGTTGTTGAAAACAATATGAATGATTTATTGAGTAATGTTGATCATATTGTTGCTGCAGAAGTACATTGACTTTCAAGAAGATGAAAACTTGTGCTTAGATCATGGTTGTTTTAACCCAAAATTTGCACAGATGGAGTATGACTTAGGTTTTGATTTAGGCATAGCCAGAAAACAAGTGGAGACTGATGATATATCAGTAAACATGCTGAGTGATAAGGAATATAAACTCCTTGCAAGaagtttaaatcaaaatcagaaaatatttttttaccacaTACTTCataagattaaaacaaatgatcTACCAATTCATTGCTTCTTAACAGGTGGTGCTGGTGTGGGAAAAAGTTTGTTAACAACCTGCCTATTTCAGGCAATTGTTCGTTATTATGCCAAACGTGTAGCAGAGAAATGTGATGAGGTTAAGGCGGTGTTATGTGCACCAACAGGTAAAGCTGCATACAACATAGGAGGGCAAACTATACATTCTCTTTTCTGCATTCCAGCAAACCAAAATTTGAAGTACAAACCTCTTGATGTACAGCAACTTGACAATATGAGAGTAAAGTTTCGCAGCTTGAAAATTGTCTTTATTGATGAAGATTCGATGGTAGgaaataaaatgttcaattaCATTAATTTAAGGCTGCAAGAGATTTTTGCAAAAGGTGTTCCATTTGGAGGTATTAGCATCATAGCTATTGGTGATTTATTCCAGCTTAAACCTGTATTTGATGGCTGGATATTTGAAAATCTCACTGAAGGTTATGGACCATTAGCAACAAATTTATGGACTGATTTGTTTCGAGTCTTTGAATTAACAGAAATTATGAGGcaaaaagaagataaaaactTTGCTGAATTACTAAATAGACTAAGAGAAGGAAAGCACAATGACAATGATATAAACGTGCTGAGAACGAGAATCTGCACAGAAGAAatccaaaatttaaattcaattccACACTTGTTTACAACCAATGTCAAGGTGAATTTTCATAATAGTCAAGCATATGATAAAGCAGATTCAAATGACAAATGTATTGTGACGGCACTTGATGCTGTTACTGGAGATGTGtcctctgaaataaaaaatgcaatacTCCTTCAAGTATCTGATGATCCATCTAAAACCATGAGACTATGTAAAAAATTGCAATTGGTGACCGATTTACCTGCTGAGGTTTGCATCAATATCAATGTCCAAGATGGGTTAACAAATGGAAGTCCATGCATAGTGAAGAAATTAGATTACAGAGTAATAGGTTCAAACAGGTGCAGTATTGTATGGGTATTATTTGATGACCCAGTAATAGGATTTTCTGCACGACAAAAATACTGTAATCTGTATTCTGAAGATATCTCTAAAGATTGGACACCCATTCTTGAAGTGACTAAAAAGTTCACAGTCGGGAGACACAAATCCTGTCATGTCACAAGAAGACAGTTTCCACTGCGACTAGCATGTGCAAAAACAATACATAAAGCACAGGGTTCTACATTAAATAATGTTGTGCTAGATTTAGGAAAAAGGAAATTAGATCACATTCATTATGTCGGTCTAAGTAGAGTTCGAAAACTGCAAGatttgcacattttgtctctaaatgaagaaaaaataggAGTTTCAGGAAATGTTGTTTGTGAAATGGAACGTATGAGAAATCATGCAGCATTGTGGACCTGCCTGCTTATTCTTGAAAACATAACCTcagatttgaaaattatatatcacaACAGCAGGTCGTTGCATTTGCACATAAGTGACTTATTGTCGGAAAAAAACATTCTGTCAGGCGATATTGTAGCTGTTACAGAAAGCAGATTAAAAGCAAGTGACTACAGTGAAAATTATTTGTTACCAGGTTTTCATATTTATCGTTTTGATGAAGAAGAATCCTCTCATACAATGCGGCCATTTTATGGTTCAGTTATTTACTCCAAATATCCACTGATCATTGTGTCAAAAGCAGTTTTAAATGGCATTCAAACAGTAAAGGCAACACTTATGAAAAACAGTGACCTTgttcaaattattttcatatattgtcCCCCAAAGTTTGCCACCATCACcaatatttgttgttttctgGTTTCAGTCTTGAACTTATTAGATACTAGTCAACCTTTTCTTATTATGGGTGATACAAACATAGATTATTTTACCCAAAGAGATCTCTCTTCAAACttgaaacatttaaatatcAGACAAATAATGCATAGTTCTACAACTGACTATGGAAGTTGTTTAGATCATGTATATACCAACTTAAATAGTTCTGCTGAAATTTCATGTGCTACTCTGGAATCATATTATTCAGACCATAAACCCATTGTTGTGTATTTgccattttaaaaacttattatatTACGCGTTACTGCAtttcagctaaaaaaaaacacataataattaaaacaatatcacCTCTTACAAATATGCATAATGagttcaaaatataaaacaataataatcaaTTGTCTGCAATATTAAAATACTCAACATTGTAAATCTATTACCATCGTACAAGACCATTATATTAAGGATCTATAGACATTCTTCAAGACTCTTAATTTATTTCTGTATTTCAGATGCTGCACAAAACTTTGGCAGTGTTGCAAAAAATGAAGTCAGGAAATTCCCTTCCATATCCCAATGCTTTGGTTAAAGCAACAGCCATCAAACCTGGCCACCTTTACCAATGCAAATGGAGAAAAGGTTTTATCTTGAACTTTAGTGTTGCTGATGGAACTGAGGCCATGCTTGTCACTCTTAGTGATGAAGCAAAAATGCCAACTATCAAAGACGGAAGGACCCTACAAATAAGAAATTTCATTGTGTAAGGAAGTCGACTTGTACTgtccaaacaataaaaaattatggCAAGGCCAGCTGTACAAGTGCCAGAATCTTTAAAGGAAAAAGCAGTTACCATAATCATGCCACCATCACCTACAAAAACCTTGAAGGATGCAATGTCATCGCCTGTTAGAGAAATCCTGACTGTTCAATGGCAAATTATTCGTGTACGTATCTCAACTTgatattaaagttaaaaatcatctaaaattataattcataatcaaatgaaattaaaaacaattgtaCTTGTATTGAATTATACCCCTATAGTTTACTtttcaattgattttctttgCAGGATGAAGCAATCAAAACAGTGAAAGTTGCCCAGAAGGACACTAAGATTAGAGCATTGACCTTAGAAGAGAATGGACAGACAATGGAACTAACTCTTTGGAGAGAACTGAGTGAACAAGACTTGAAGATAGGGCAATACATTGAAGTTACTCATTGTCTTGTATCTGAATGGCTCAGAAAGAAGAGTCTCAACTCCACAAGAAACACCGCCATCAAGGTAACAATAGCTTGATACATTCAactgcatttacatgtattcaaaatcCAAGCATAGTACtagtttattgtaaatttacacaagattggaaaaaaaataatgtactttaatcat
This portion of the Magallana gigas chromosome 7, xbMagGiga1.1, whole genome shotgun sequence genome encodes:
- the LOC117688286 gene encoding uncharacterized protein, producing the protein MARPAVQVPESLKEKAVTIIMPPSPTKTLKDAMSSPVREILTVQWQIIRDEAIKTVKVAQKDTKIRALTLEENGQTMELTLWRELSEQDLKIGQYIEVTHCLVSEWLRKKSLNSTRNTAIKAVQPKDMVVTGNVEALSMTDTHCEMCVKEDDIYIKTLLWIWTWFVPKFKDMWKKPEHSTYNS